AAAAAGTAACCAATCCGACATACGTCTGACGTACGTTTATGGTTCTGCCGTGGGGCAACACGGACATGAGCGACCAAGGCGAGCGCGTCGAGGAACTCGAATCGAAAGTCGAGCGACTCGAAGCGACGATTCAGGGACTCACCGAGGAGTTAGTCGAAGTTCACGACCGACTCGAAACGCTTGAAGAGAGCGGCGCGACCGAGACGGCGACCGCGAGTCCGTCGCGCAAGTCCGGACCTGACGGGACCGAAACCGCGGAAAACGACGAGGCTAAAAGCCAAGAGTCCCAGAACGAAGACGAGACGGGGGAAGATTCCGGATTAGGCGACGACATCATCGTCGCGTAACGGGAGTCCCCACGTACGAGCAACCATGCACATCAAAAAGCTCGTCTTGGACAACTTCAAGAGCTTCGGGCGACGAACCGAAATCCCCTTTTACGAGGATTTCACCACCGTTAGCGGTCCGAACGGCTCCGGGAAGAGCAACATCATCGACAGCGTCCTGTTCGCGCTCGGGTTGGCGCGAACGCGGGGCATCCGCGCCGAAAAGCTGACCGACCTCATCTACAACCCCGGCCACGCCGACGGGAGCGAAGAACAGAGCGGCCCGCGGGAGGCCATCGTGGAGGTCGTACTCGACAACGGCGACGGCACGCTGGACCGCGCGCAGGTCGTCAACGCCGCTGGCTCGGAGAACGTCGGCGACGTGGGCGAAATCGTCATCAAGCGCCGGGTCAAGGAGACCGAGGACAACTACTACTCGTACTACTACCTCAACGGCCGGTCGGTCAACCTCTCGGACATTCAGGACCTGCTCGCGCAGGCCGGAGTGACCCCCGAGGGGTATAACGTCGTCATGCAGGGCGACGTGACCGAGATTATCAACATGACGCCGTACGAGCGTCGCCAGATAATCGACGAAATCGCGGGCGTCGCGGAGTTCGACGCCAAGAAGGAAGACGCGCTCGAAGAACTGGAGACGGTCAAAGAGCGCATCAGCGAGGCCGAACTCCGCATCGGCGAGAAGCAGGACCGACTCGACCAGTTGGCCGACGAGCGCGAGACCGCCCTTGAGTATCAGGGACTGCGCGACGAGAAACAGGAGTACGAGGGCCACCTCCGGGCCGCCGAGTTGGAAGAGAAGCGCGAAGACCTTTCGAACACGCGCGCGGACATCGAGGACCGCGAGACCGAACTCGCCGACCTGCAAGCCGAGTTGGACGAAAAGCAGGGGCGAGTCATCCGCCTCGAAGACGAGTTGGAGGAGCTGAACGCCGAAATCGAGCGGAAGGGCGAAGACGAGCAGTTGCGCATCAAGAGCGAAATCGAGGAAGTCAAAGGCGAGATTTCGCGCCTCGAAGACGCCATCGAGTCCGCCGAAGAGAAGATTCAGGACGCCGAAAACACCCGGCGACAGGCGTTCGTCGAAATCGACCGCAAGCAAGAGAACGTCGAGGAGTTCGAGTCGGACATCCGCGATTTGAAGATAGAGAAGTCCTCGGTGAAGGCCGACGTACAGCAGAAGGAGGCGGAGTTGGAGGAGGTCGAGACCGAAATCGATGCCATCGACACCGAGTACGACGAGGTGAAAGCCGAACTCGCCGCGAAGAAAGACGAACTGGAGACCCAGAAGAGCGAGCGAAACGACCTCCAGCGCGAGAAGGACCGACTCATCGACGAGTCGCGCCGACGGTCGAACGCCGAGCGCGACACGGAACAGGAACTCGACGAGGCCCGCGAGTCGATTCCCGAACTGGAGACCAAACTCGACGACCTCGAAGACGAGTTGGCGAAGGCCGAGCGCAACCGCGCCCAGATAGACGACGTGGTCTCGGACCTCAAGCAGGAGAAACGAGAGCTACAGGACGACCTCGATTCGGTCGAGGACGAGATTCAGGCCAAACAGCAGGAGTACGCCGAACTCGAAGCGAAGGCCGGACAGAGCGGCGACTCCTCGTACGGCCGCGCGGTGTCCACGATTCTGAACGCCGAGAAACCCGGCGTTCACGGCACCGTCGGCCAGTTGGGCGGCGTCAACCAGAAGTACGCCACGGCGTGCGAGACCGCCGCTGGCGGCCGGATGGCGCACGTCGTGGTGGACGACGACGGCGTGGGCCAGTCGTGCATCGAGTACCTGAAGTCCCGGAACGCCGGGCGTGCGACCTTCCTGCCCCTGACCGAGATGCACGACCGGAACCTCCCGAGCGCGCCGAGCGTTCCCGGCGTCGTGGATTTTGCGTACAATCTCGTGGACTTCGACTCGCAGTTCTCGGGCATCTTCGCCTACGTCCTCGGCGACACGCTAGTCGTCGAGGACATGGAGACCGCCCGCGACCTGATGGGCGACTACCGACTCGTGACCCTCTCAGGCGAACTGGTCGAGAAGAGCGGCGCGATGACCGGCGGGTCGTCGTCGGGGTCGCGCTACTCCTTCTCGAAGTCCGGCAAGGGCCAGTTGGAGCGCGTCGCCCAGCGAATCAACGAGTTGGAGGACGAGCGCAAGTCCATCCGCGAGGACGTGCGCGACGTGGAGGGCCGACTGGACGACGCCCGCGACCGCAAGAGCGATGCGACCGATCAAGTCCGGTCCATCGAGTCCGACATCGAGGCGACCGAGGACGAACTCGACTCGGTGAAAGCCCGAATCGGCGACCTCGAAGACGAACTCGTGGCGATGGAGACCGAACGCGAGGCCGTCAACGAGCAGATGGAGGAGTTAGAGGCCAAAATCGACGACCACGAGGCGACCATCGCCGACATCGAGGACGCCATTGCAGACCTCGAAACCGAACTCGAAGACTCGAAGATTCCGGAACTCACCGCCGAGGCCGAGGATATCGAGACCGAGATAGACGAGTTAGAGGCCCGGATGGACGAGTTGGACGGCGAACTCAACGAACTCCAACTCGAAAAACAGTACGCCGAGGAGGCAATCGAGGACCTTCACGACGACATCGAGCAGGCCCAAAACCGCAAAGCCGACCAGGAGGAGACAATCGAGGAGTTGGAGGAGAAAATCGAGGACCAAGAGGCCCTGCTCGAAGAAAAACGCGAGGCCGTCGCGGAACTCGAAGACGAACTCGCCGACCTCAAAGACGAGCGCGGGGACGTGAAAGACGACCTCCGGGA
This genomic stretch from Halorussus pelagicus harbors:
- a CDS encoding DUF7518 family protein, encoding MSDQGERVEELESKVERLEATIQGLTEELVEVHDRLETLEESGATETATASPSRKSGPDGTETAENDEAKSQESQNEDETGEDSGLGDDIIVA
- the smc gene encoding chromosome segregation protein SMC; translated protein: MHIKKLVLDNFKSFGRRTEIPFYEDFTTVSGPNGSGKSNIIDSVLFALGLARTRGIRAEKLTDLIYNPGHADGSEEQSGPREAIVEVVLDNGDGTLDRAQVVNAAGSENVGDVGEIVIKRRVKETEDNYYSYYYLNGRSVNLSDIQDLLAQAGVTPEGYNVVMQGDVTEIINMTPYERRQIIDEIAGVAEFDAKKEDALEELETVKERISEAELRIGEKQDRLDQLADERETALEYQGLRDEKQEYEGHLRAAELEEKREDLSNTRADIEDRETELADLQAELDEKQGRVIRLEDELEELNAEIERKGEDEQLRIKSEIEEVKGEISRLEDAIESAEEKIQDAENTRRQAFVEIDRKQENVEEFESDIRDLKIEKSSVKADVQQKEAELEEVETEIDAIDTEYDEVKAELAAKKDELETQKSERNDLQREKDRLIDESRRRSNAERDTEQELDEARESIPELETKLDDLEDELAKAERNRAQIDDVVSDLKQEKRELQDDLDSVEDEIQAKQQEYAELEAKAGQSGDSSYGRAVSTILNAEKPGVHGTVGQLGGVNQKYATACETAAGGRMAHVVVDDDGVGQSCIEYLKSRNAGRATFLPLTEMHDRNLPSAPSVPGVVDFAYNLVDFDSQFSGIFAYVLGDTLVVEDMETARDLMGDYRLVTLSGELVEKSGAMTGGSSSGSRYSFSKSGKGQLERVAQRINELEDERKSIREDVRDVEGRLDDARDRKSDATDQVRSIESDIEATEDELDSVKARIGDLEDELVAMETEREAVNEQMEELEAKIDDHEATIADIEDAIADLETELEDSKIPELTAEAEDIETEIDELEARMDELDGELNELQLEKQYAEEAIEDLHDDIEQAQNRKADQEETIEELEEKIEDQEALLEEKREAVAELEDELADLKDERGDVKDDLREAQQERDEKKSEVESVENRLESLERSADRLEDDIAELEDAVGDYDADEIPDLREVERNIERLERQMEELEPVNMLAIEEYDDVQADLDDLEERKSVLVEEREGIRERIDSYEDQKKATFMDAYEAIDDQFEDIFERLSNGTGTLHLEDDEDPFDGGLTMKAQPGDKPIQRLDAMSGGEKSLTALAFIFAIQRYNPAPFYALDEVDAFLDAANAERVGEMVDELAGDAQFVVVSHRSAMMERSERAIGVTMQGDNVSTVTGIQLGESDEEVPADD